One Salvia splendens isolate huo1 chromosome 12, SspV2, whole genome shotgun sequence genomic window carries:
- the LOC121758560 gene encoding callose synthase 5-like has product MSSSGNYRRQPSLSRRTSRGTTTTFSMEVFDNEVVPSSLQYDIAPILRVASEIQQERPRVAYLCRVYAFEKAHRLDPSSSGRGVRQFKTSLHQRLQREDGPSMARRVKKTDAREIESYYKQYYENYVLALNKGNQADRAQLGKAYQTAGVMFEVLCAVNKTEKVEEVAPEIMAAANDVQANAELCVPFNILPLDAAGASQSIMQLEEVKAAVGSLRNTRGLTWPSSFEPQRQRTGDLDLLDWLRAMFGFQKDSVRNQREHLILLLANIHIRLHPKPDQQATLDDRAVDALLVKLFKNYKTWCKYLGRKHSLRLPQQGQLEVQQRKILYMGLYLLIWGEAANLRFIPECLCYIFHNMAYELHGLLAGNVSIVTGENIKPSYGGDDESFLRKVIMPIYRVIDKEAKKGKNGTAPHTSWCNYDDLNEYFWAPECFQLGWPMRDDGEFFKSVQEPKPGKSAPKSPKSLGKSFFAETRSFWHIFRSFDRLWTFLILALQIMIVIAWSDVFVTDIFQPTNVYRMSSIFITAAFLRVIQSILDIILNFPGYIRWKFTGVLRTVLKLIVSLAWAVILPSCYLLRSNSFSFTKIKEGFSFLDDVKGVPPLYIAAVAVYLAPNLLNVALFVFPMLRRFIESSDWHIIRMFLWWSQPRIYVGRGMHESQFALIKYTIFWVLLLASKFSFSYFMMIKPMEKPTKDIMSIQRVTYTWHEFFPHAKHNYGAVAALWAPVILVYFMDLQIWYAIFSTMYGGFIGAYDRLGEIRTLGMMRSRFTSFPGAFNTQLVPSDKAKKKGFSLSKSVDQVTTGKRSEATKFAQLWNDVIGSFREEDLISDSEMDLLLVPYSSDPNLKTIQWPPFLLASKIPIALDMATHFRYKDADLWRRICADEYMKCAVIECYESFKLILNTLITGDTEKRITGRIIKEIETSISEYTFVQNFRMKALPDLCKKFIQLVEILKDSDPSKKDSVVLLLQDMLELVTRDMMVNEIREIGEVGHGSKDFGNQLFASIAFPPPSSPQWDEQIRRLYLLLTVKESAVDVPTNLEARRRITFFSNSLFMNMPRAPRVRKMLSFSVCTPYYSEETLYSKTDLQMENEDGVSIIYYLQRIYPDEWDNFMERLNCKSSEIWDNEENVLQLRHWASLRGQTLSRTVRGMMYYRRALRLQAFLDMASEEVLQEGYKTVIDPSEEEKKSQRSFYNQLDAVADMKFTYVATCQNYGNQKRCGDRRATDILNLMVNNPSLRVAYIDEVEEMEDGKIQKVYYSVLIKAVDNLDQEIYRVKLPGPAKIGEGKPENQNHAIIFTRGEALQTIDMNQDNYLEEAFKMRNLLEEFNGDHGVRPPTILGVREHIFTGSVSSLAWFMSLQETSFVTIGQRVLARPLKVRFHYGHPDVFDRIFHITRGGISKSSRGINLSEDIFAGFNSTLRRGNITHHEYIQVGKGRDVGFNQISLFEAKVACGNGEQTLSRDIYRLGHRFDFFRMLSFYYTTIGFYISSMLVVLTVYAYLYGKLYLSLSGLEQTIMKVARTRGNDGLKVVMASQSIVQLGILMALPMIMEIGLERGFRTAASDMIIMQLQQSSVFFTFSLGTKVHYFGRTVLHGGAKYRATGRGFVVRHEKFAENYRMYSRSHFTKALELMILLIVYKAYSTAASDSTAYLLVTISMWFLVASWLFAPFLFNPCGTEWQKIVEDFEDWSKWMSSRGGIGVPANKSWESWWDEEQEHLQHTGFLGRLMEILLALRFLLYQYGVVYHLHVARHNTSILVYAFSWILIVGAMIIFKVLSMGRMRLSADFQMAFRLIKLAVFVALVVGIIIAIKFLQLTVGDIFASLLAFLPTGWALLLIAQACRPTVKKLKMWGSVKGLARGYEYMMALVIFAPVAILAWFPFVIEFQTRLLFNQAFSRGLQIQRLFAGGKKDK; this is encoded by the exons ATGTCATCCTCCGGAAACTACCGGCGGCAGCCGTCTCTCTCGCGCCGGACGTCTCGcggcaccaccaccaccttctccatGGAGGTGTTCGACAACGAGGTCGTGCCTTCCTCGCTGCAGTACGACATCGCACCCATTCTCCGCGTCGCCTCCGAGATCCAGCAAGAGCGCCCCCGCGTTGCTTACCTAT GCCGTGTTTACGCATTTGAGAAGGCACACAGATTAGATCCGAGTTCAAGTGGACGTGGTGTGCGACAGTTCAAGACTAGTCTACATCAAAGGTTACAAAGG GAGGATGGACCATCCATGGCTCGTCGGGTCAAGAAGACCGATGCACGGGAAATCGAGAGCTACTACAAGCAATACTATGAGAACTATGTTTTGGCACTCAACAAGGGCAACCAAGCTGATAG AGCTCAGCTTGGAAAAGCTTACCAGACAGCCGGGGTGATGTTTGAAGTGCTTTGCGCTGTCAACAAGACCGAAAAGGTCGAGGAGGTTGCACCCGAG ATCATGGCTGCAGCAAATGATGTCCAAGCGAATGCGGAGCTTTGTGTCCCGTTTAACATTCTTCCCTTGGATGCAGCTGGGGCGTCACAGTCCATCATGCAGCTTGAAGAG GTGAAGGCCGCTGTAGGTTCTTTGCGTAATACTCGTGGCTTAACATGGCCATCATCATTTGAGCCACAACGGCAGAGGACTGGGGATTTGGACCTTCTTGATTGGCTCAGGGCGATGTTCGGCTTTCAG AAGGACAGCGTCAGGAATCAAAGGGAGCATTTGATTTTGCTCCTTGCAAATATTCATATAAGACTACATCCCAAGCCTGACCAACAAGCCACC CTTGACGATCGAGCTGTTGATGCACTGCTGGTTAAACTCTTCAAGAACTACAAGACATGGTGCAAATATCTCGGTAGAAAACACAGCTTAAG ACTCCCCCAACAAGGTCAGCTGGAAGTGCAACAGAGAAAGATTCTTTACATGGGGCTTTATCTTCTTATCTGGGGCGAAGCAGCCAATTTGCGCTTTATTCCCGAGTGCCTATGCTACATTTTTCACAAT ATGGCGTATGAACTTCATGGACTGTTGGCTGGAAATGTAAGCATAGTAACAGGAGAAAACATCAAGCCTTCGTATGGTGGGGATGATGAGTCTTTCTTGAGGAAAGTTATAATGCCCATTTATCGAGTGATTGATAAG GAAGCTAAGAAAGGTAAAAACGGTACAGCCCCCCACACTTCCTGGTGCAACTATGATGACCTGAATGAGTATTTTTG GGCACCGGAATGCTTCCAATTGGGATGGCCAATGCGTGAtgatggtgaatttttcaaatctGTACAAGAACCTAAACCG GGGAAAAGTGCTCCGAAAAGTCCCAAAAGTCTGGGGAAATCATTCTTTGCAGAGACACGATCATTTTGGCACATATTCCGAAGTTTTGATCGCCTGTGGACGTTTCTTATTCTGGCTCTACAG ATTATGATTGTCATAGCCTGGAGTGATGTTTTTGTAACCGACATCTTCCAGCCGACTAATGTGTATCGTATGTCTAGCATTTTCATCACAGCAGCCTTTCTTCGTGTTATTCAGA GTATACTGGACATCATTCTGAACTTCCCAGGCTATATTAGATGGAAGTTCACTGGAGTTTTGAGGACCGTCCTGAAATTAATTGTCAGCTTAGCCTGGGCTGTCATCCTTCCTTCATGCTATTTGCTCCGATCcaattcattttcattcacCAAAATCAAAGAAGGCTTTTCATTCCTTGATGATGTCAAGGGTGTACCTCCTCTCTACATTGCAGCTGTTGCTGTATACCTGGCACCGAACTTATTAAACGTAGCCTTATTTGTTTTCCCCATGCTGCGACGTTTCATTGAGAGCTCTGATTGGCATATCATTAGGATGTTCCTATGGTGGTCACAG CCAAGAATCTATGTGGGAAGAGGAATGCATGAAAGCCAATTTGCACTTATCAA ATATACTATATTTTGGGTGCTACTTCTGGCTTCCAAATTTTCATTCAGCTATTTTATGATG ATAAAGCCTATGGAGAAGCCCACTAAAGACATAATGAGCATTCAACGTGTTACGTATACTTGGCATGAGTTCTTTCCGCATG CTAAGCACAACTATGGAGCTGTTGCTGCATTATGGGCACCAGTTATCTTG GTTTACTTCATGGACCTCCAGATTTGGTATGCCATATTCTCCACCATGTATGGGGGTTTTATTGGAGCCTATGATCGTCTTGGAGAG ATTCGAACTCTTGGAATGATGCGGTCTCGTTTTACGTCTTTTCCTGGCGCATTCAACACTCAGTTAGTACCATCTGATAAAGCTAAGAAAAAAGGATTTTCACTTTCCAAGAGCGTTGATCAG GTAACTACGGGTAAAAGAAGCGAAGCCACAAAATTTGCACAGCTGTGGAATGATGTTATTGGTAGCTTCAGAGAAGAAGATCTGATAAGTGACAG CGAGATGGACCTGCTTCTTGTTCCTTATTCATCTGATCCCAACCTGAAAACAATTCAGTGGCCGCCCTTCTTGCTTGCTAGCAAG ATTCCAATTGCACTGGATATGGCTACTCACTTTCGGTACAAGGATGCTGACCTCTGGAGGCGGATATGTGCTGACGAGTACATGAAATGTGCCGTGATTGAATGCTACGAGTCGTTTAAACTCATCCTCAACACCTTGATCACTGGCGACACTGAGAAAAG GATAACTGGAAGAAtcataaaagaaattgaaacTAGCATATCAGAATATACATTCGTTCAGAATTTCAGGATGAAGGCTTTGCCAGATCTTTGCAAGAAATTTATACAACTTGTGGAGATATTG AAAGACAGCGATCCATCCAAGAAAGACAGTGTTGTTTTACTGCTGCAAGATATGTTAGAATTAGTTACCCGTGATATGATGGTGAACGAGATCCG TGAAATTGGTGAAGTTGGCCATGGTAGCAAGGATTTCGGGAACCAACTTTTCGCGAGTATTGCATTTCCTCCCCCTAGTTCACCACAATGGGATGAGCAG ATACGGCGCCTCTACCTTCTCTTAACCGTTAAAGAATCAGCAGTTGATGTCCCAACAAATCTTGAAGCACGCCGGAGGATAACATTTTTCTCCAATTCACTTTTCATGAATATGCCACGTGCACCTCGAGTGCGCAAAATGCTGTCATTCAG TGTGTGTACGCCATACTACAGTGAGGAGACTCTCTACTCCAAGACTGATCTTCAAATGGAAAACGAAGATGGCGTTTCTATCATTTATTACCTCCAACGGATATATCCAG ATGAATGGGATAACTTCATGGAGCGGTTAAATTGCAAAAGTTCTGAAATTTGGGACAACGAAGAAAACGTACTGCAACTACGCCATTGGGCCTCTCTGAGAGGACAGACTCTTAGCAGAACAG TCAGAGGGATGATGTACTACAGAAGGGCCTTAAGGCTTCAGGCGTTTCTCGACATGGCTTCGGAAGAAG TATTACAAGAAGGTTATAAAACAGTGATAGATCCATCGGAGGAAGAAAAGAAGAGCCAAAGATCTTTCTACAACCAATTAGATGCTGTGGCTGACATGAAATTCACCTACGTTGCCACCTGCCAGAATTATGGAAATCAGAAACGATGTGGAGATCGTCGTGCAACAGACATATTAAATCTGATGGTCAA TAATCCATCGCTCCGTGTAGCATATATAGATGAAGTTGAGGAAATGGAGGATGGAAAAATCCAGAAAGTCTATTACTCTGTTCTAATCAAAGCTGTTGATAACCTTGATCAG GAAATCTACCGTGTAAAGCTACCGGGGCCAGCGAAGATAGGTGAAGGTAAACCAGAAAACCAAAACCATGCAATCATTTTCACGCGTGGAGAAGCTCTCCAGACAATCGATATGAACCAA GATAACTACTTAGAAGAAGCTTTTAAAATGCGCAACCTACTTGAGGAATTTAACGGGGATCATGGGGTGCGACCACCAACGATCCTGGGTGTGCGTGAACATATTTTCACCGGAAG TGTTTCGTCCCTTGCTTGGTTCATGTCACTCCAAGAAACAAGCTTTGTTACAATTGGTCAGAGGGTTCTCGCCAGACCTTTGAA GGTACGGTTCCATTATGGACATCCGGATGTTTTTGACCGGATTTTTCACATAACCCGCGGAGGCATCAGCAAATCTTCAAGGGGAATCAATCTGAGTGAAGATATATTTGCTG GTTTCAATTCAACTCTACGACGTGGAAATATCACTCACCATGAATATATTCAAGTTGGGAAGGGACGAGATGTTGGTTTCAACCAGATCTCACTTTTTGAAGCCAAAGTTGCTTGTGGTAACGGGGAGCAGACACTTAGCCGTGACATCTACAGACTGGGGCATCGTTTTGATTTCTTCCGCATGCTGTCATTTTATTACACAACTATAGGGTTCTACATCAGCTCAATG CTGGTGGTCCTTACAGTGTATGCCTACTTGTACGGTAAGCTATATCTTTCCCTGAGTGGATTGGAACAGACAATAATGAAGGTTGCCAGAACTAGGGGAAACGATGGCCTCAAGGTAGTCATGGCATCGCAATCAATTGTTCAACTAGGTATTTTGATGGCACTGCCGATGATTATGGAAATTGGACTGGAGAGGGGGTTCAGAACCGCAGCTAGTGATATGATAATCATGCAGCTTCAACAGTCGTCCGTTTTCTTTACTTTCTCTCTCGGTACAAAGGTACATTACTTTGGGCGAACAGTCCTACATGGCGGAGCCAAGTACAGGGCCACTGGGCGCGGTTTTGTGGTTAGACATGAAAAATTCGCGGAAAACTACAGAATGTACTCAAGAAGCCACTTCACAAAAGCTCTAGAACTCATGATTTTGCTGATTGTTTATAAAGCATATAGTACAGCTGCTTCTGACTCCACCGCCTACTTATTAGTGACAATCTCGATGTGGTTCCTCGTGGCATCCTGGCTGTTTGCTCCGTTTCTGTTCAATCCATGCGGAACGGAATGGCAGAAGATAGTGGAGGATTTTGAGGACTGGTCGAAGTGGATGAGCAGTCGTGGTGGGATTGGTGTTCCAGCGAACAAGAGCTGGGAGTCGTGGTGGGACGAGGAGCAGGAGCATCTCCAGCACACGGGATTTCTCGGGAGGCTGATGGAGATCCTCCTTGCTCTTCGGTTCCTGTTGTACCAGTATGGTGTTGTGTATCACCTGCACGTGGCCCGGCATAACACTAGTATCTTGGTGTATGCTTTCTCCTGGATTCTTATTGTCGGCGCGATGATAATTTTCAAGGTTTTGTCAATGGGGAGGATGAGGTTGAGTGCCGATTTTCAGATGGCTTTCAGGCTGATAAAGCTAGCAGTGTTTGTTGCTTTGGTGGTGGGAATTATCATTGCCATAAAGTTCCTACAACTGACTGTGGGAGATATATTTGCCAGTTTATTAGCCTTCTTGCCAACGGGATGGGCGCTTCTGCTG ATTGCGCAAGCGTGCAGGCCGACGGTGAAGAAGCTGAAGATGTGGGGGTCGGTGAAGGGTCTGGCGAGAGGGTACGAGTACATGATGGCGCTAGTGATCTTTGCTCCGGTGGCCATCTTGGCGTGGTTCCCCTTCGTCATCGAATTCCAAACACGACTCCTCTTCAACCAGGCCTTCAGCAGAGGGCTCCAGATCCAGAGGCTGTTTGCCGGTGGAAAGAAAGACAAGTGA
- the LOC121758168 gene encoding alkane hydroxylase MAH1-like: MIMFYTQIIMILIFPLLLLFVPWKWPLMRLLPTAYLKSHRLYDKLTQVLAENKGTILCKTSWYTNVDTLVTSDPRNVHHILNSNFSNYQRGSEFRKAFDFLGEAVFVKDIKEWKLDKKLTYGFFKESHFQTSMPKIIRHTLEQGLVPVLRHASEHHQVLDLQEVFTRYMIDATCLMATGFDTASLRVGFPHCPLMQATDDMADAVFWRNVLPERAWKLQSFLNIGTEKGMARACTDINQIVDDFLSTEHRQIGDDYFDVLNFYRTGGGDEETPKKEFLAANIMTLFFAARDTSAAILTWFFYLINSSNPKSKKAILEEIDCFFPSTDIFPKAEDLGKMVYLHCALSESLRLYPPAPVIMRDPARDDVLPSGHRVGRSTRIVICAYAMGREAGIWGEDCAEFRPERWMGKEGGVRHVASHNFLAFGSGPWACPGREMAFNRMKAVVATVLRNFEVEVLEGQSVSPSVSAFLTVKNGLKASVSLRSI, from the exons ATGATCATGTTCTACACCCAAATCATAATGATTCTCATTTTCCCTCTCCTCCTCCTATTTGTGCCGTGGAAGTGGCCGCTGATGAGGCTGCTCCCGACGGCGTACCTCAAGAGCCACAGACTCTACGACAAACTAACGCAAGTCTTGGCCGAAAACAAGGGCACCATTCTATGCAAAACCTCGTGGTACACGAACGTCGACACCTTGGTCACTAGCGATCCACGCAACGTGCACCATATTCTCAACTCCAACTTCTCCAATTACCAGAGAGGATCCGAGTTCAGAAAGGCCTTCGACTTCCTTGGGGAGGCCGTCTTCGTCAAGGACATCAAGGAGTGGAAGCTAGACAAGAAACTAACGTATGGATTCTTCAAAGAGTCCCATTTCCAAACCTCCATGCCTAAGATCATCCGCCACACCCTCGAGCAAGGCCTCGTCCCAGTCCTCCGCCATGCATCCGAGCATCACCAG GTCCTTGACCTGCAAGAGGTCTTCACCAGGTACATGATCGACGCGACATGCTTGATGGCCACCGGATTCGACACGGCCTCGCTCAGGGTAGGGTTCCCCCACTGCCCCCTCATGCAGGCCACGGACGACATGGCCGACGCCGTCTTCTGGCGAAACGTCCTCCCCGAGAGGGCATGGAAGCTGCAGAGCTTCCTCAACATCGGGACCGAGAAGGGCATGGCGCGAGCGTGTACCGATATCAACCAAATCGTCGATGATTTCCTCTCCACCGAGCACCGCCAAATCGGAGACGACTATTTCGACGTGCTGAATTTTTACCGAACCGGCGGCGGGGACGAAGAAACCCCCAAAAAGGAGTTCTTAGCTGCCAACATCATGACCCTCTTCTTCGCGGCTCGAGACACCTCCGCCGCGATCCTCACATGGTTCTTCTACTTAATTAATTCTTCAAACCCTAAATCGAAGAAGGCGATTTTGGAGGAAATCGATTGCTTTTTCCCGTCGACTGACATTTTCCCGAAAGCGGAGGATTTGGGGAAAATGGTTTATCTACATTGCGCCCTAAGCGAGAGCTTGAGGCTGTACCCGCCTGCGCCGGTGATTATGAGGGATCCGGCGCGGGATGATGTGCTTCCGAGCGGGCACCGGGTGGGGAGATCGACGAGGATCGTGATCTGCGCGTACGCGATGGGGAGGGAGGCGGGGATATGGGGAGAGGACTGCGCGGAGTTTAGGCCGGAGAGGTGGATGGGAAAGGAGGGAGGGGTGAGGCACGTTGCGTCGCACAACTTTCTTGCGTTCGGGTCAGGCCCGTGGGCTTGTCCTGGCCGGGAGATGGCGTTCAATCGGATGAAAGCGGTTGTGGCCACCGTTTTGCGTAACTTTGAGGTTGAGGTTTTGGAGGGGCAGAGTGTTAGCCCAAGTGTTTCTGCTTTTCTTACGGTTAAAAATGGTTTGAAGGCTTCGGTTTCTCTTAGGAGCATATAG